The Gemmatimonadota bacterium genome window below encodes:
- a CDS encoding response regulator transcription factor, producing MSGERAPIRVLVVEDREEVRAGLAHLVDTATTSTCVGAFASAEEALEMLERHPVDVMLMDIELPGISGIEAARRVKARWPAVQIMMLTVYQDDERIFESLAAGATGYVLKTTPPARLLQDIGMLHEGGSPMSSAIARRVVETFHTPRPAPAATEGLTPREEEILALLAEGFRYREIAERLFITLDTVRTHIRHIYEKMQVRSRTEATLKYLGRG from the coding sequence ATGAGCGGGGAGCGCGCACCCATCCGCGTCCTCGTGGTGGAGGATCGGGAGGAGGTCCGCGCCGGACTCGCGCATCTGGTGGATACCGCGACCACGTCCACGTGTGTCGGTGCGTTCGCCTCCGCCGAGGAGGCGTTGGAGATGCTGGAGCGCCATCCGGTGGACGTGATGCTCATGGACATCGAGCTGCCCGGGATCTCCGGCATCGAAGCGGCCCGCCGCGTCAAGGCTCGCTGGCCCGCGGTGCAGATCATGATGCTCACCGTCTATCAGGACGACGAGCGCATCTTCGAGTCCCTGGCCGCGGGCGCGACCGGCTACGTGCTCAAGACCACGCCACCCGCGCGCCTGCTCCAGGACATCGGCATGCTGCACGAGGGCGGCTCCCCGATGTCCAGCGCCATCGCCCGCCGCGTGGTGGAGACCTTCCACACGCCCCGGCCCGCGCCGGCCGCCACGGAAGGGCTCACGCCCCGCGAGGAGGAGATCCTGGCGCTGCTGGCCGAGGGCTTCCGATACCGGGAGATCGCCGAGCGCCTCTTCATCACGCTGGACACGGTGCGCACACACATCCGGCACATCTACGAGAAGATGCAGGTGCGCTCCCGCACCGAGGCGACGCTCAAGTACCTGGGCAGGGGGTAG
- the polX gene encoding DNA polymerase/3'-5' exonuclease PolX, with amino-acid sequence MENFEIARVLGELADLLEIQGANSFRVRAYRNAGRAVAQTSRPYAEMVAAGEKLTDLPDIGETVASHIVELVRTGRLGRLEELGREVPLSLVELTRLESVGPKKAARLWKELGVTTLEELEAAVKAGRVETLSGFGPKSATRLLEAIADRRKQRGRLLLSEAEAFLDPLLRWLREAPDLERLEVAGSFRRRRETIGDLDLLATVQGDGADVIQRFVDYPSVERITGQGETKGSVVLRGGPAVDLRVLPPESFGSALLYFTGSKEHNVELRTQAVRAGLKVSEWGIFRVTETGEEGERLAGRTEEECYEALGLPWIPPELRENRGEIAAARKGHLPTLVGVEDLRGEVHAHTEWSDGALTLRELVETCRDRGLEYVVITDHTPAVGVAGGLNAKQVRQQWEEIERVQEVVEGIRIFRGLEVDILRDGSLDMDDDILEQLDFVIVSVHTHMGMEKDEMTDRVVRALEHPSVDLLGHPTGRLLNRREPYAIDMETVLQAAAEAGVAVEVNSNPRRLDLPDVHLARARELGIPVAVTTDTHKVRELDNARFGVDQARRAWLGPEHVLNARAADAFASWLRRRDA; translated from the coding sequence GTGGAGAACTTCGAGATCGCGCGCGTGCTCGGCGAGCTCGCCGACCTCCTGGAGATCCAGGGCGCGAACTCGTTCCGGGTGCGCGCCTACCGCAACGCCGGCCGCGCCGTGGCGCAGACCAGTCGCCCCTACGCCGAGATGGTGGCCGCCGGCGAGAAGCTGACGGACCTGCCCGACATCGGCGAGACGGTCGCCTCGCACATCGTGGAGCTCGTGCGCACCGGCCGGCTGGGCCGCCTGGAGGAGCTGGGGCGGGAGGTGCCCCTTTCGCTGGTGGAGCTCACCCGGCTCGAGAGCGTGGGGCCCAAGAAGGCGGCCCGGCTGTGGAAGGAGCTCGGGGTCACCACGCTGGAGGAGCTCGAGGCGGCCGTGAAGGCCGGACGGGTGGAGACGCTGAGCGGCTTCGGCCCCAAGAGCGCGACCCGCCTGCTGGAGGCCATCGCGGACCGACGCAAGCAGCGCGGCCGTCTCCTCCTGTCGGAGGCCGAAGCCTTCCTGGACCCGCTGCTGCGCTGGCTGCGCGAGGCCCCCGACCTGGAGCGCCTCGAGGTGGCGGGGAGCTTCCGTCGCCGCCGGGAGACCATCGGTGACCTGGACCTGCTCGCGACGGTCCAGGGAGACGGAGCGGACGTCATCCAGCGCTTCGTGGACTACCCCTCGGTCGAGCGGATCACGGGGCAGGGCGAGACCAAGGGCAGCGTGGTCCTGCGTGGAGGCCCCGCCGTGGACCTGCGGGTGCTGCCCCCGGAGAGCTTCGGTTCGGCGCTCCTCTACTTCACGGGCTCCAAGGAGCACAACGTCGAGCTGCGCACCCAGGCCGTCCGCGCCGGACTCAAGGTGAGCGAGTGGGGTATCTTCCGGGTCACAGAGACCGGGGAGGAGGGGGAGCGGCTGGCCGGCCGGACCGAGGAGGAGTGCTACGAGGCGCTGGGCCTGCCCTGGATCCCGCCCGAGCTGCGCGAGAACCGGGGCGAGATCGCGGCCGCCCGGAAGGGGCACCTGCCTACCCTCGTCGGGGTGGAGGACCTGCGCGGCGAGGTGCACGCCCACACCGAATGGAGCGATGGCGCGCTCACCCTGCGGGAGCTGGTGGAGACCTGTCGGGATCGCGGGCTGGAGTACGTGGTGATCACCGACCACACGCCGGCCGTGGGCGTGGCGGGAGGGCTCAACGCGAAGCAGGTACGGCAGCAGTGGGAGGAGATCGAGCGGGTGCAGGAGGTCGTCGAAGGCATCCGGATCTTCCGTGGGCTGGAGGTCGACATCCTGCGCGACGGGTCCCTGGACATGGATGACGACATCCTGGAGCAGCTGGACTTCGTGATCGTGTCGGTGCACACGCACATGGGAATGGAGAAGGACGAGATGACGGACCGGGTGGTGCGCGCGCTCGAACACCCGTCCGTGGACCTGTTGGGCCATCCGACCGGGCGGCTGCTCAACCGCAGGGAGCCGTACGCCATCGACATGGAGACCGTGCTCCAGGCGGCGGCCGAGGCCGGCGTGGCGGTGGAGGTCAACAGCAACCCCAGGCGCCTGGACCTCCCGGACGTCCACCTGGCGCGGGCGCGCGAGCTCGGCATTCCGGTGGCCGTGACCACCGACACGCACAAGGTCCGTGAGCTCGACAACGCCCGCTTCGGCGTGGATCAGGCGCGCCGCGCCTGGCTGGGTCCCGAACACGTGCTGAACGCCCGAGCTGCGGATGCGTTCGCGTCGTGGCTGCGCCGGCGGGACGCCTGA
- a CDS encoding two-component regulator propeller domain-containing protein: MNRRLPQRIARFWTVAVLLAPAHAAPQEAPAIAAGDLPASFVQAVDLEALLPQSSVYDILEDREGFLWFATREGVARWDGREVRTWRHDPLTPGSLPGNIVRSLRQDRSGDVWAVAYDYLQVPAGIARIRAPGFTVVERMGFAGATVALSARGEPVLVGADSLWRFDPRTSSFQPWMPRAAPAASGADDQTPSRTLLDRSGQLWLADEGGLERCRLEPPEGCVALPFGEGVLALAGGPLLQTRDGTVWLGTASGVARWAPDAHPAQDAPTLLTLGVAPASLAEDSAGVVWVLSNDGVDRVEAGRVRARSSLPVLGTRSELAPVVLHVDRAQNVWVGTVWGVFMHARAHKPFHHLEHVPDDPRSLGSGLVTALAEAPGGAVWVGTIGGGLNRWDRRTGVVRHFRAAPGDPGALPSDVIWDLAVDAGGVLWVATSEGLGRFVPETGRFRVYRRVAPPPPPTLEGSPNSIPDLQPDRSGRVWTSCATPCADTLAWFDGDAETFRLVPVPGLSQMGYLKEDPDGRLWMGARSGIEVLDPGSGARERIEDLSGSLDGVLVFHFSPGGDVWVGANSGLYRVGADRSLRARYTTADGLPSDAVYGILEDERRRLWLSTNRGLAVLDPDEPEGERIRAYDRSTGLVNVEFNRNAYLEAADGTLFFGGDRGVTWFHPRDIRDNPYAPPVVVTAFERATESGSTREPLGAGASLRVRPSEYTFAFEYAALSFVNPHRNRYVIMLDGFDTQWRDVGTATRATYTSVPPGTYTFRVRGANEDGVWGLEEAQVPLVVEPWVWQTVWFRATVLAGLGSVIAGVTVLLARARYRVQLARARAEQALERERARLSRDMHDEVGASLTEIAILSDVAAAEGGSGGVERIGRIGAKAREALDAIGEIIWAIDPVNDGGRTAAFLREHAGDVLDAAGLEAELDFPPSGVVPALSAESRRTLLLVLKEALANVLRHAGAGRVRVRLAVDSSSVRLEIEDDGRGLPPGPPPAPGSGHDGLRNMHARAAAAGGTLTVDAAPTGGTRITLRVPVVEVEP, from the coding sequence ATGAATCGACGCCTACCCCAGCGGATCGCACGCTTCTGGACGGTGGCCGTGCTGCTGGCGCCCGCGCACGCCGCGCCGCAGGAGGCCCCTGCGATCGCCGCCGGCGATCTCCCCGCCTCCTTCGTGCAAGCGGTCGATCTCGAGGCGCTCCTGCCGCAGAGCTCGGTCTACGACATCCTCGAGGACCGGGAGGGATTCCTCTGGTTCGCCACGCGCGAGGGTGTGGCCCGCTGGGACGGCCGCGAGGTGCGCACCTGGCGGCACGACCCGCTCACCCCGGGTTCGCTGCCGGGCAACATCGTCCGCTCGCTGCGGCAGGATCGCAGCGGTGACGTCTGGGCCGTCGCGTACGACTACCTGCAGGTGCCCGCGGGCATCGCGCGCATCCGCGCGCCCGGCTTCACCGTGGTCGAGCGCATGGGGTTCGCGGGCGCGACCGTCGCCCTGTCCGCGCGGGGCGAGCCGGTGCTGGTGGGAGCGGATTCGCTGTGGCGCTTCGACCCGCGCACGTCCTCCTTCCAGCCCTGGATGCCGCGCGCAGCTCCGGCGGCGTCCGGCGCCGACGATCAGACGCCGTCGCGGACCCTGCTCGACCGGAGCGGGCAGCTGTGGCTCGCCGACGAGGGTGGGCTCGAGCGCTGCCGGCTCGAACCCCCGGAAGGGTGTGTCGCACTGCCGTTCGGGGAGGGCGTGCTCGCGCTCGCGGGCGGACCGCTGCTGCAGACGAGGGACGGGACGGTGTGGCTGGGCACGGCCTCCGGGGTGGCCCGCTGGGCACCCGACGCGCACCCCGCACAGGACGCGCCGACGCTCCTGACCCTGGGCGTCGCGCCCGCCTCCCTGGCCGAGGACTCGGCCGGTGTCGTCTGGGTGCTCTCGAACGACGGCGTGGACCGGGTCGAGGCCGGACGGGTGCGCGCCCGTTCGTCCCTGCCCGTGCTGGGCACGCGCTCGGAGCTGGCGCCCGTCGTCCTCCATGTGGACCGGGCCCAGAACGTCTGGGTCGGGACCGTCTGGGGGGTGTTCATGCATGCCCGGGCCCACAAGCCGTTCCACCATCTCGAGCACGTGCCGGACGACCCCCGTTCCCTGGGCTCCGGTCTGGTGACGGCGCTGGCGGAGGCACCGGGCGGCGCCGTCTGGGTCGGGACCATCGGCGGAGGGCTCAATCGCTGGGACCGTCGCACCGGCGTGGTACGGCACTTCCGCGCCGCTCCAGGCGATCCGGGCGCGTTGCCCTCGGACGTGATCTGGGACCTCGCGGTGGACGCAGGCGGCGTGCTCTGGGTCGCCACCTCCGAGGGCCTCGGGCGGTTCGTGCCGGAGACGGGACGCTTCCGGGTGTACCGGCGCGTCGCGCCACCGCCGCCACCGACCCTGGAGGGCAGTCCCAACTCCATCCCCGACCTCCAGCCGGATCGGAGCGGTCGCGTCTGGACCAGCTGCGCCACCCCGTGTGCGGATACGCTGGCGTGGTTCGACGGCGATGCCGAGACGTTCCGACTCGTGCCGGTACCGGGGCTCTCCCAGATGGGCTACCTCAAGGAGGATCCCGATGGGCGGCTGTGGATGGGCGCCCGCTCCGGGATCGAGGTGCTCGACCCGGGGTCGGGAGCGCGCGAGCGCATCGAGGATCTGTCCGGCAGCCTCGACGGCGTGCTCGTCTTCCACTTCTCTCCGGGCGGCGACGTCTGGGTGGGCGCGAACAGCGGCCTCTACCGGGTCGGCGCCGATCGCTCCCTCCGTGCCCGCTACACGACCGCGGACGGGCTCCCGAGCGACGCGGTCTACGGCATCCTGGAGGACGAGCGGCGCCGGCTGTGGCTCTCCACCAACCGCGGTCTCGCCGTCCTGGATCCCGACGAGCCGGAAGGGGAGCGGATCCGGGCCTACGATCGCAGCACGGGCCTCGTCAACGTCGAGTTCAACCGCAACGCCTATCTGGAAGCGGCCGACGGCACGTTGTTCTTCGGTGGCGATCGCGGCGTCACCTGGTTCCACCCCCGCGACATCCGCGACAACCCGTACGCTCCGCCCGTGGTGGTGACGGCGTTCGAGCGCGCCACGGAGTCCGGGAGCACCAGGGAGCCGCTGGGGGCCGGGGCGTCGCTGCGGGTGCGCCCGTCCGAGTACACCTTCGCGTTCGAGTACGCGGCGCTCAGCTTCGTGAACCCGCACCGCAACCGCTACGTGATCATGCTCGACGGGTTCGACACGCAGTGGCGCGACGTGGGCACCGCCACCCGTGCCACCTACACCAGTGTGCCCCCCGGCACGTACACGTTCCGGGTGCGCGGCGCGAACGAGGACGGCGTGTGGGGCCTCGAGGAGGCACAGGTCCCCCTGGTCGTGGAGCCGTGGGTATGGCAAACCGTGTGGTTCCGGGCCACCGTGCTGGCGGGGCTCGGCTCGGTGATCGCAGGAGTGACGGTCCTGCTGGCACGGGCCCGCTACCGCGTGCAGCTCGCGCGTGCGCGCGCCGAGCAGGCGCTGGAGCGGGAACGGGCCCGGCTCTCGCGGGACATGCACGACGAGGTGGGCGCCAGCCTGACCGAGATCGCCATCCTGAGCGATGTGGCCGCGGCGGAAGGTGGAAGCGGCGGTGTGGAACGGATCGGCCGCATCGGCGCCAAGGCCCGCGAGGCGCTCGACGCCATCGGCGAGATCATCTGGGCCATCGATCCGGTGAACGACGGAGGTCGCACCGCGGCGTTCCTGCGGGAACACGCCGGGGACGTGCTGGACGCGGCCGGACTCGAAGCGGAGCTCGACTTCCCTCCGAGCGGAGTGGTCCCGGCGTTGTCGGCCGAGTCCCGCCGGACGTTGCTGCTCGTGCTGAAGGAGGCGCTGGCCAACGTGCTGCGCCACGCGGGAGCCGGGCGGGTGCGCGTGCGGCTGGCCGTCGACTCCTCGAGCGTGCGGCTCGAGATCGAGGACGACGGCCGCGGACTCCCGCCGGGCCCACCGCCCGCCCCCGGCTCCGGACACGACGGGCTCCGCAACATGCACGCACGCGCCGCGGCGGCAGGCGGCACCTTGACCGTGGACGCGGCACCGACCGGCGGGACGCGGATCACACTGCGCGTGCCCGTGGTGGAGGTGGAGCCATGA
- a CDS encoding M20/M25/M40 family metallo-hydrolase, translating into MPGPAGDPFVEDALARYVATPSVNPAFTEEPSGEAALAALVATDLREAGLEVSIVSVGPGRDSVVGRLRGRGGGRSLMLNAHLDTVGPGGMEQPFEPRREGRRLHGRGAYDMKAGLASCVAAARALAAGPPLAGDVVVTAVADEEHASLGMQAVLETVRTDGAVVTEPTELEVCVAHKGFLWLEVVTHGRAAHGSRFREGVDANLRMGRVLAALDPLEASLRERSPHPLLGPPSMHAGTLHGGAGLSVYADRCVLGLERRTVPGERTDAIVAELQAILDRLAAEDPDFRADVRVLLERAPFEAQADSSVVAALDASAAAVLAGPRPRQGGSYWMDAAFIQAAGIDTVVFGPAGTGAHADIEWVDLDSVQRHCRVLQDTARAYCDG; encoded by the coding sequence ATGCCCGGCCCCGCCGGAGATCCGTTCGTCGAGGACGCGCTGGCCCGCTACGTGGCCACCCCGTCCGTCAATCCGGCCTTCACCGAGGAGCCGAGCGGAGAGGCCGCCCTGGCGGCGCTCGTCGCCACCGATCTGCGCGAGGCCGGTCTGGAGGTCTCCATCGTCTCCGTCGGGCCCGGTCGCGACTCCGTGGTGGGCCGCCTGCGCGGCCGCGGAGGCGGGCGCTCCCTGATGCTGAATGCGCACCTCGACACCGTGGGCCCGGGCGGCATGGAGCAGCCCTTCGAGCCCCGGCGGGAGGGGAGACGGCTGCACGGCCGCGGGGCCTACGACATGAAGGCGGGGCTGGCGTCCTGTGTGGCCGCGGCCCGGGCCCTGGCCGCGGGCCCACCCCTGGCGGGCGACGTGGTGGTCACGGCGGTCGCGGACGAAGAGCACGCCAGCCTGGGCATGCAGGCCGTGCTGGAGACCGTGCGCACGGATGGCGCCGTGGTGACCGAGCCCACCGAGCTGGAGGTGTGCGTGGCCCACAAGGGCTTCCTGTGGCTGGAGGTCGTCACGCACGGACGCGCTGCGCACGGCTCGCGCTTCCGCGAAGGCGTCGACGCCAACCTGCGCATGGGCCGCGTGCTGGCGGCGTTGGATCCCCTGGAGGCGTCGCTGCGCGAGCGGTCCCCGCACCCGTTGCTGGGCCCGCCCTCCATGCACGCCGGCACGCTGCACGGCGGCGCGGGGCTGAGCGTCTATGCGGACCGCTGTGTGCTCGGGCTCGAGCGGCGCACCGTCCCCGGCGAACGCACGGACGCGATCGTGGCGGAGCTGCAGGCGATCCTGGACCGGCTGGCCGCGGAGGATCCCGACTTCCGCGCCGACGTGCGGGTGCTGCTCGAGCGCGCACCGTTCGAGGCGCAGGCGGACTCGTCGGTCGTCGCGGCGCTCGACGCCTCCGCCGCGGCGGTGCTCGCTGGGCCGCGGCCGCGTCAGGGCGGCAGCTACTGGATGGACGCCGCGTTCATCCAGGCGGCCGGGATCGACACGGTGGTCTTCGGTCCGGCGGGCACGGGTGCCCATGCGGACATCGAGTGGGTGGACCTGGACTCCGTGCAGCGCCACTGCCGGGTGCTGCAGGACACCGCCCGAGCCTACTGCGACGGATGA
- the ligA gene encoding NAD-dependent DNA ligase LigA, which yields MPEDAQREAAELARAIDEHNHRYHVLDRPSISDAEFDRLFARLVELEADFPALRVPQSPTQRVGGEPLSTLPTLQHVVPMLSLDSSQDPDDVRRFHDRLCKALDGEPEYVLEPKLDGASMELVYEDGLLTRAVTRGNGTHGEGVTENVRTIPSVPLRLRTEGAVAPPELLSVRGEVLMFLEAFEALNERLMERGEEPFVNPRNAAAGAVRQLDSRITAERPLQFIAYDVLEARGLTLQRDDEGIALLAAWGFRIPDRVEVVTGLDGVLDYHRRYGEDRDGLDYEIDGVVIKVNDLAARARLGTTARHPRGAMAFKFPPRQEVTRIERIAVSVGRTGAITPVALLLPVEVGGVTVSRATLHNREEVARKDVREGDLVRIQRAGDVIPQVVERLEEPGRERSEAYRMPDTCPACGTPVVERGPFTVCPNRFGCPAQLKGRLVHFGSRGALDIEGLGEETSALLVERALVTDLADLFHLRPEALVELPGFAERSAGNLVDAIQARRDTELARFIHGLGIPEVGSAVARDLAAHFQTLPGLLAADADALVAVPGIGPKMSEAIRAFLDEPRNRSAIERLAGEMRTLTAPPPVRVGRLTGKKIVFTGGLETLTRDEAKARAEAEGGRVVGSVSKATDYVVAGSDAGSKLDKARDLGLEILTEEEFLALVGGED from the coding sequence GTGCCCGAGGACGCCCAGCGCGAAGCCGCCGAGCTCGCGCGGGCCATCGACGAGCACAACCACCGCTACCACGTCCTCGACCGACCCTCGATCTCCGATGCGGAGTTCGACCGTCTGTTCGCGCGTCTGGTGGAGCTGGAGGCGGACTTCCCCGCGTTGCGCGTCCCGCAGTCCCCCACGCAGCGCGTGGGGGGCGAGCCGCTGTCCACGCTTCCCACGCTCCAGCACGTGGTCCCGATGCTGTCCCTGGATTCGAGCCAGGACCCCGACGACGTGCGTCGTTTCCACGACCGCCTCTGCAAGGCGCTGGATGGCGAGCCGGAGTATGTCCTGGAGCCCAAGCTCGACGGGGCCTCCATGGAGCTCGTGTACGAGGACGGCCTGCTGACGCGGGCCGTGACGCGCGGCAACGGGACCCACGGGGAGGGCGTGACCGAGAACGTGCGCACGATCCCGTCGGTGCCGCTGCGGCTGCGCACGGAGGGTGCGGTCGCTCCCCCGGAGCTGCTGTCCGTGCGCGGAGAGGTGCTGATGTTCCTCGAGGCGTTCGAGGCGCTGAACGAACGCCTCATGGAGCGAGGGGAAGAGCCCTTCGTCAATCCGCGCAATGCGGCCGCCGGAGCGGTGCGTCAGCTCGACTCGCGCATCACCGCCGAGCGGCCCCTGCAGTTCATCGCCTACGACGTCCTGGAGGCGCGGGGGCTGACGCTCCAGCGGGACGACGAGGGCATCGCGCTCCTGGCCGCGTGGGGCTTCCGCATCCCGGACCGGGTGGAGGTCGTCACCGGACTCGACGGCGTGCTCGACTACCATCGGCGCTACGGGGAGGACCGCGACGGGCTCGACTACGAGATCGACGGCGTCGTGATCAAGGTCAACGATCTCGCCGCACGCGCCCGACTCGGCACCACCGCGCGCCACCCGCGCGGCGCCATGGCGTTCAAGTTCCCCCCGCGGCAGGAGGTCACGCGGATCGAGCGCATCGCGGTCTCCGTCGGCCGCACCGGCGCCATCACACCGGTCGCGCTGCTGCTGCCGGTGGAGGTGGGCGGCGTCACGGTCTCGCGCGCCACGCTGCACAACCGGGAAGAGGTGGCGCGCAAGGACGTGCGCGAGGGGGATCTCGTGCGCATCCAACGCGCGGGGGACGTGATCCCCCAGGTCGTGGAGCGCCTGGAGGAGCCCGGGCGTGAGCGGTCGGAGGCGTACCGGATGCCGGACACCTGTCCGGCCTGTGGCACCCCGGTGGTGGAGCGCGGGCCGTTCACCGTGTGCCCCAACCGCTTCGGGTGTCCCGCCCAGCTCAAGGGTCGGCTCGTCCACTTCGGATCGCGCGGCGCGCTGGACATCGAGGGCCTGGGCGAAGAGACCTCCGCCCTGCTGGTCGAGCGGGCGCTGGTCACCGACCTCGCGGACCTCTTCCACCTGCGGCCCGAGGCCCTGGTGGAGCTGCCGGGCTTCGCGGAGCGCTCCGCCGGCAACCTGGTCGACGCCATCCAGGCCCGCCGGGACACCGAGCTGGCCCGCTTCATCCACGGCCTCGGGATCCCCGAGGTGGGCTCCGCCGTCGCGCGGGACCTGGCCGCGCACTTCCAGACCCTTCCGGGCCTGCTCGCCGCCGACGCGGACGCCCTCGTGGCCGTCCCGGGGATCGGGCCCAAGATGTCCGAGGCCATCCGCGCCTTCCTGGACGAGCCGCGCAACCGCTCCGCCATCGAGCGCCTCGCCGGCGAGATGCGGACCCTGACCGCCCCACCGCCCGTGCGCGTGGGCCGACTGACCGGAAAGAAGATCGTCTTCACCGGGGGCCTGGAGACCCTGACGCGCGATGAGGCCAAGGCCCGCGCGGAGGCCGAGGGCGGCCGCGTGGTGGGATCCGTCAGCAAGGCCACCGACTACGTGGTGGCAGGAAGCGACGCCGGCTCGAAGCTGGACAAGGCCCGGGACCTGGGCCTCGAGATCCTGACCGAGGAGGAGTTCCTCGCGTTGGTGGGCGGAGAGGACTAG
- a CDS encoding OmpA family protein, giving the protein MNLHRLLVALLAALLLVGADVAPADAQLRGLRDRVRRTVENEVNRKVDDMVRDAVRCSLGDAACAEQARKDGKTPVFEDDDGNIVTDENGEPITDPEDAERAGEAPGSGVWRNYDFVPGSEVIYALDLTDEPIGRIPARQLDYESGNMQVVEKDGRKVLEFSSETRFHIPLPRELPEDFTIEFEFQAAAPNIGMTMLIGAHESSNIRSYGHHYLNLWQSSGIAYGGTLISSQAGLWHISTEMIPFKFQVDGDAEQPDYAILYAGTERVAQVPNGDFARGASLEIRIPANDSRRAYLSNLVVAIHGDPLYDALTNTGEFTTRGILFDFNSDRLRPESTPTLQSILTTLEQHGDLSLAIEGHTDSSGEEEYNQQLSERRAAAVVAWLVDNGVAGGRLSAVGRGETEPVADNATEAGRQQNRRVVLKAGS; this is encoded by the coding sequence GTGAACCTGCATCGTCTCCTCGTCGCCCTGCTGGCGGCCCTGCTCCTGGTCGGCGCGGACGTCGCGCCCGCCGACGCCCAGCTGCGCGGCCTGCGTGACCGCGTGCGACGCACGGTCGAGAACGAGGTGAACCGCAAGGTGGACGACATGGTCCGCGACGCGGTGCGCTGCTCGCTCGGGGACGCAGCCTGCGCCGAGCAGGCGCGCAAGGACGGGAAGACGCCGGTCTTCGAGGACGACGACGGCAACATCGTGACGGACGAGAACGGAGAGCCGATCACCGATCCTGAGGATGCGGAGCGTGCCGGCGAGGCCCCCGGAAGCGGCGTCTGGCGCAACTACGACTTCGTGCCCGGGAGCGAGGTCATCTACGCGCTGGATCTGACCGACGAGCCCATCGGCCGCATCCCCGCCCGCCAGCTCGACTACGAGAGCGGGAACATGCAGGTGGTGGAGAAGGACGGGCGCAAGGTGCTGGAGTTCAGCTCCGAGACCCGCTTCCACATCCCGTTGCCGCGCGAGCTCCCCGAGGACTTCACCATCGAGTTCGAGTTCCAGGCGGCGGCGCCCAACATCGGCATGACGATGCTGATCGGGGCGCACGAGTCCAGCAACATCCGCTCCTACGGTCACCACTACCTCAATCTGTGGCAGAGCTCGGGGATCGCGTACGGTGGGACTCTCATCTCCAGCCAGGCGGGTCTGTGGCACATCTCCACGGAGATGATCCCGTTCAAGTTCCAGGTGGACGGAGACGCGGAGCAGCCGGACTACGCCATCCTCTACGCCGGCACCGAGCGGGTCGCCCAGGTGCCGAACGGGGACTTCGCGCGTGGGGCTTCGCTCGAGATCCGCATCCCGGCCAACGATTCACGGCGCGCGTACCTCTCCAACCTGGTGGTCGCGATCCATGGGGATCCGCTCTACGACGCGCTCACCAACACGGGCGAGTTCACCACGCGCGGGATCCTGTTCGACTTCAATTCCGACCGCCTGCGCCCGGAATCCACCCCGACCCTGCAGTCGATCCTGACGACGCTCGAGCAGCATGGGGATCTCTCGCTCGCCATCGAGGGCCACACCGATTCGAGCGGCGAGGAGGAGTACAACCAGCAGCTCTCCGAACGCCGCGCGGCCGCGGTGGTGGCGTGGCTGGTGGACAACGGCGTGGCCGGGGGGCGGCTGTCGGCCGTGGGGCGGGGCGAGACCGAGCCGGTGGCCGACAACGCCACCGAGGCCGGGCGCCAGCAGAACCGCCGGGTCGTCCTGAAGGCCGGCTCCTAG
- a CDS encoding calcium/sodium antiporter, whose amino-acid sequence MLARLLLLAGGIGALYFGAEWLIRGAAALAQRFGVPPIVVGLTVVSLGTSAPELAVSIRAALGGQADIAVGNVLGSNLANVGLVLGLTALIQPLTVAARVVVREIPIMIGITLLLYPLILDLEVTRFDGALLVSLLVAYLIYVLKASRNEPEAVLEEFSGFIEEIPETQGNTRRTLRDIGLILVGLSALVIGGNAIVGSATYIAAALGVSEMVIGMTVVAVGTSLPELATSVVAGIRQEADIAVGNIIGSNIFNIGGVLGVTALVQPIPVGAEVPNLHLLAVLFMSVLVFPFARSSYTVQRLEGTLLCLTYLGLGLWIFW is encoded by the coding sequence ATGCTGGCGCGCCTGCTGCTGCTGGCCGGCGGGATCGGCGCCCTCTACTTCGGCGCCGAGTGGTTGATCCGCGGCGCCGCGGCCCTGGCCCAGCGCTTCGGCGTGCCGCCCATCGTGGTGGGGCTCACCGTCGTGTCGCTGGGCACGTCCGCCCCGGAGCTGGCCGTGAGCATCCGGGCGGCGCTGGGCGGGCAGGCCGACATCGCGGTGGGCAACGTGCTGGGGTCCAACCTCGCCAACGTGGGGCTGGTCCTGGGTCTGACCGCCCTCATCCAACCGCTCACGGTGGCCGCCCGGGTCGTGGTGCGGGAGATCCCCATCATGATCGGGATCACGCTGCTCCTCTACCCGCTCATCCTGGATCTCGAGGTGACGCGCTTCGACGGTGCCTTGCTGGTCTCGCTCCTGGTCGCGTACCTGATCTACGTCTTGAAGGCTTCGCGCAACGAGCCGGAGGCCGTGCTCGAGGAGTTCTCCGGGTTCATCGAGGAGATCCCGGAGACGCAGGGCAACACGCGCCGCACGCTGCGCGATATCGGGCTGATCCTGGTCGGTCTGTCGGCGCTCGTGATCGGAGGCAACGCCATCGTGGGCTCCGCCACCTACATCGCCGCGGCGCTGGGCGTCTCCGAGATGGTGATCGGCATGACGGTCGTGGCGGTGGGCACGTCCCTGCCGGAGCTGGCCACGTCGGTGGTGGCCGGCATCCGCCAGGAGGCGGACATCGCCGTCGGCAACATCATCGGCTCCAACATCTTCAACATCGGCGGCGTCCTGGGCGTCACCGCGCTCGTGCAGCCGATCCCCGTCGGGGCCGAAGTCCCCAACCTGCACCTGCTGGCGGTGCTGTTCATGTCGGTCCTCGTCTTCCCGTTCGCGCGGTCCAGCTACACCGTGCAGCGCCTGGAGGGCACGTTGCTCTGCCTCACCTACCTCGGTCTGGGTCTCTGGATCTTCTGGTGA